One Caulobacter segnis genomic window carries:
- a CDS encoding MFS transporter has protein sequence MSFSPAEDAVDAVHPEAERPAVWAAVGALTLGVFALVTSEFLPASVLTPLARDLGVSVGAAGQAVTATAVVGAFAAPLVPVLTGRLDRRLVMWGLMALLSLSNLLTIFAANLPTLLVARVLLGASLGGFWSMAAALAIRLVPPSGIPRAMSLIFTGVSVATVSAAPIGAYVSDTLGWRAAFVIAGVVGAAALLTQLLTLPRLAPTSVPRLAGLVEVGRRPAVATALLGVLLVISGHFAGFTYVRPVLEQIAHLDVKAISLTLLAFGVAGFFGNLAGAALVGRDPRLSVLSGAALIAVAALAIVLLGRFGLITAAALTLWGFAFAMLPVGFQSWATSAAPDQAELAGGLLTSTFQVAIAAGAVLGGVLVDRMGPLSAPAYAAVAAVAAAGLVLTLRRRAARATPAAPKVACEACS, from the coding sequence ATGTCTTTCTCGCCAGCCGAAGATGCCGTGGATGCGGTCCATCCAGAGGCGGAACGTCCCGCCGTGTGGGCGGCGGTCGGCGCCCTGACCTTGGGTGTCTTCGCCCTGGTGACCTCTGAATTCCTGCCCGCCAGCGTCCTGACGCCCCTGGCGCGAGACCTGGGCGTCAGCGTCGGCGCGGCCGGCCAGGCGGTGACCGCCACCGCCGTGGTCGGAGCCTTCGCCGCCCCGCTGGTCCCGGTCCTGACCGGACGTCTGGACCGCCGCCTGGTCATGTGGGGCCTGATGGCGCTGCTGAGCCTGTCCAATCTGCTGACGATCTTCGCCGCCAATCTGCCGACTCTGTTGGTCGCCCGCGTGCTGCTGGGCGCCAGCCTGGGTGGGTTCTGGTCGATGGCCGCCGCCCTGGCCATTCGGCTGGTGCCGCCTTCCGGCATTCCCAGGGCGATGTCGCTGATCTTTACCGGCGTGTCGGTGGCCACCGTCTCGGCCGCGCCGATCGGCGCCTATGTCAGCGACACCCTGGGCTGGCGCGCGGCGTTCGTGATCGCCGGCGTGGTCGGCGCGGCGGCCCTGCTGACGCAGCTCCTAACCCTTCCGCGCCTGGCCCCGACCTCGGTTCCGCGCCTGGCGGGTCTGGTCGAGGTCGGGCGCCGGCCCGCCGTGGCGACGGCGTTGCTGGGCGTGCTGCTGGTCATCTCCGGCCACTTCGCCGGCTTCACCTATGTGCGCCCGGTGCTGGAGCAGATCGCCCATCTGGACGTGAAGGCCATTTCGCTGACCCTGCTGGCGTTCGGCGTGGCGGGTTTCTTCGGCAATCTGGCCGGCGCGGCCCTGGTTGGACGCGATCCGCGCCTGTCGGTTCTGAGCGGCGCGGCGCTGATCGCGGTGGCGGCCTTGGCCATCGTGCTGCTGGGGCGGTTCGGGCTGATCACAGCCGCCGCTCTGACCTTGTGGGGTTTCGCCTTCGCCATGCTGCCGGTCGGGTTCCAGTCCTGGGCGACCTCGGCGGCCCCAGATCAGGCCGAGCTGGCCGGCGGCCTGCTGACCTCGACCTTCCAGGTCGCCATCGCCGCAGGCGCGGTGCTGGGCGGCGTGCTGGTGGACCGGATGGGGCCGCTGAGCGCGCCGGCCTATGCGGCGGTGGCGGCCGTCGCGGCCGCTGGTCTGGTGCTCACGCTGCGCCGTCGAGCGGCGCGTGCGACGCCGGCGGCCCCGAAGGTCGCTTGCGAGGCCTGCTCCTGA
- a CDS encoding flavin reductase family protein, whose amino-acid sequence MAPYDAAPPSPSISTSPVDFKEVLAHLASGVAIVSCWDGDTPRGLLVSSITGLSVEPPRFLFCVRKQAGCHDALLTRPHLGVALLGSADQDEALRFASSRRAAERFTPERWRREPSAPIYRGGLASAVCAVEQVVDAATHTIFIVTADEVAFAPGPALVAWNRALSSLG is encoded by the coding sequence ATGGCTCCCTACGACGCCGCTCCGCCCTCGCCATCGATCTCGACATCTCCCGTCGATTTCAAGGAGGTGCTGGCGCACCTGGCGAGCGGCGTCGCCATCGTTTCCTGCTGGGACGGCGATACCCCGCGCGGCCTGCTGGTCAGTTCGATCACGGGCCTGTCGGTCGAGCCGCCCCGGTTCCTGTTCTGCGTGCGCAAGCAAGCCGGCTGTCACGACGCGCTGCTGACCCGCCCGCATTTGGGCGTCGCCCTTCTGGGTTCGGCCGACCAGGACGAGGCGCTGCGGTTCGCCAGCAGCCGCCGGGCGGCCGAACGCTTCACGCCCGAGCGCTGGCGTCGCGAACCGAGCGCGCCGATCTATCGGGGCGGGCTGGCCAGCGCCGTCTGCGCCGTCGAGCAGGTCGTCGACGCCGCCACCCACACGATCTTCATCGTCACGGCCGATGAGGTGGCGTTCGCGCCCGGTCCGGCGCTAGTGGCCTGGAACCGGGCGCTTTCCAGCCTGGGCTGA
- a CDS encoding LLM class flavin-dependent oxidoreductase has translation MSVEFIGFIGTQHASEIHPPTGPAIDVSYVEKTARVHEEGGFDRALVAFHSTGPESQLVVAHAASVTKKLNFMIAHRPGFTQPTLAARQLATLDHFTGGRVAVHIITGGSDEELAKDGDHLTKDERYARTSEYLDIVRAEWTGDKPFDYAGKYYKVDQGFGAVKPLQAPHIPIYFGGSSDAAIPVAGKHADIYALWGETQAQVRETIARVRAAAAKHGRQVRFSLSLRPVIADTEEAAWKRADDIVARAKALREAAGLATTGHRPPNAGSQRLLDAAAQGSRLDKRLWTGVAAVTGAQGNSTGLVGTPEQVAESLLDYYDLGVSTFLIRGFDPVEDAIAYGRDLIPLVRPRVAERDLRLAKAAS, from the coding sequence ATGAGCGTCGAATTCATCGGTTTCATCGGCACGCAGCACGCGTCCGAGATCCATCCGCCGACCGGCCCGGCCATCGACGTCTCGTACGTCGAGAAGACCGCCCGCGTGCACGAGGAAGGCGGCTTCGACCGCGCCCTCGTGGCCTTCCACTCGACCGGCCCGGAAAGCCAACTGGTCGTGGCTCACGCCGCCTCGGTGACCAAGAAACTGAACTTCATGATCGCCCACCGTCCCGGCTTCACCCAGCCGACGCTGGCCGCGCGCCAGCTGGCGACGCTGGACCACTTCACCGGCGGCCGCGTCGCGGTGCACATCATCACCGGCGGCTCGGACGAGGAACTGGCCAAGGACGGCGACCACCTGACCAAGGACGAGCGCTACGCCCGCACCAGCGAGTACCTGGACATCGTCCGCGCCGAATGGACCGGCGACAAGCCGTTCGACTACGCGGGCAAGTACTACAAGGTCGACCAGGGCTTCGGCGCGGTGAAGCCGCTGCAGGCGCCCCACATCCCGATCTATTTCGGCGGCTCGTCCGACGCGGCCATCCCGGTGGCCGGCAAGCACGCGGACATCTATGCCCTGTGGGGCGAGACCCAGGCCCAGGTGCGCGAGACCATCGCCCGCGTCCGCGCGGCCGCCGCCAAACACGGCCGCCAAGTGCGGTTCTCGCTGTCGCTGCGCCCCGTGATCGCCGACACCGAGGAGGCCGCCTGGAAGCGCGCCGACGATATCGTCGCCCGCGCCAAGGCCCTGCGTGAAGCCGCGGGCCTGGCCACCACCGGCCACCGACCGCCCAACGCCGGCTCGCAGCGTCTGCTGGACGCCGCCGCCCAGGGCTCGCGCCTGGACAAGCGTCTGTGGACCGGCGTCGCCGCCGTCACCGGCGCCCAGGGCAACTCGACGGGCCTGGTGGGCACGCCCGAACAGGTCGCCGAGAGCCTGCTGGACTACTATGACCTGGGCGTCTCGACCTTCCTGATCCGGGGCTTCGACCCGGTGGAGGACGCGATCGCCTATGGCCGCGACCTGATCCCGCTGGTCCGTCCGCGGGTCGCCGAGCGTGACCTGCGCCTGGCCAAGGCCGCGAGCTGA
- a CDS encoding glutathione S-transferase family protein: MTLQLYFAPGSSSLAPLVALEEIDLPYGANRLDLAAGDQRKPEYLKVNPRGRVPTLVVDGQPVTEVLAILTYLAHRYPHSELLPLADPLKLAKAYEVMSWFASTVHVAFAQIARPERYADDEAIKAALATPGEARFARTLTDIERLAQGPGPWLLGDGFSAVDAYALVIWRWAERRQIDTGKYPAWSAKAARAFARPSVVRALRKEAAPVTA; encoded by the coding sequence ATGACTCTCCAGCTCTATTTCGCCCCCGGTTCTTCATCCCTCGCCCCTCTGGTGGCGCTGGAGGAGATCGACCTCCCGTACGGCGCCAACCGACTGGACCTAGCGGCCGGCGACCAGCGCAAGCCCGAGTACCTCAAGGTCAATCCGCGCGGCCGGGTGCCGACCCTGGTGGTCGACGGTCAGCCGGTGACCGAGGTCCTGGCCATCCTCACCTACCTGGCCCACCGCTATCCGCACAGCGAGCTCCTGCCGCTGGCCGATCCGCTTAAGCTGGCCAAGGCCTACGAGGTGATGAGCTGGTTCGCCAGCACCGTGCACGTCGCCTTCGCCCAGATCGCCCGCCCTGAGCGCTACGCCGATGACGAGGCGATCAAGGCGGCCCTGGCCACGCCCGGCGAGGCGCGCTTCGCCCGCACCCTGACCGACATCGAGCGCCTGGCCCAGGGCCCCGGCCCCTGGCTGCTGGGCGACGGCTTCAGCGCCGTCGACGCCTACGCCCTGGTGATCTGGCGCTGGGCCGAGCGCCGCCAGATCGACACTGGAAAATATCCCGCCTGGAGCGCCAAGGCCGCCCGCGCCTTCGCCCGCCCCTCCGTCGTCCGCGCTCTTCGCAAGGAGGCCGCGCCCGTCACCGCGTGA
- a CDS encoding rhodanese-like domain-containing protein — translation MTLSVVTPQEVRRDLIARREIALLDLREEDPFAKAHPLFASQLPLSRLEVEILDRVPRQDTKIVLYDDGEGLVAPAGERLVTLGYTNVHALEGGLGGWRATGYELFQDVNSYSKAFGELVEARRHTPSLPAQEVQARIDAKADQVILDARRFEEYAVMSIPGGISTPGAELVLRARELAPDPATTIIVNCAGRTRSLIGAQSLVNAGLPNPVFALRNGTIGWTLAQQTLEHGQSRKFPEVREQTLEEARARARDVAYRAGVRRLDTQGLADLAKDQDRTLYRFDVRTPEEYAAGHLPGFRSAPGGQLVQETDVFAPVRGGRIVLADDLGPRADMTASWLAQLGWEVFVLEPFAPSGGFDTALETGAWTARLPALPGVETLSPRDLAQAIADEAVVVVDLAPSPRHRKAHVPGAWFAIRAQLPEALKQLPKDKAIVLTSPDGALAALAAAELEEVTDRPIRVLAGGTEGWIAAGRAVEAGLTRAANAPTDVYKRPYEGTDNAAEAMQAYLDWEFGLVDQLARDGTHGFYVI, via the coding sequence ATGACCTTGTCCGTCGTCACCCCACAAGAGGTCCGCCGCGACCTGATCGCCCGGCGCGAGATCGCCCTGCTGGACCTGCGCGAGGAAGACCCATTTGCCAAAGCGCACCCCCTGTTCGCCTCCCAGTTGCCGCTCTCCCGGCTAGAGGTCGAGATCCTGGACCGCGTCCCGCGCCAGGACACCAAGATCGTCCTCTATGACGACGGCGAGGGCCTGGTCGCGCCCGCCGGCGAACGCCTGGTGACACTGGGCTACACCAACGTCCATGCGCTGGAGGGTGGTCTCGGCGGCTGGCGCGCGACTGGCTACGAGCTGTTCCAGGACGTCAATTCCTACAGCAAGGCGTTCGGCGAACTGGTCGAGGCGCGGCGGCACACCCCGTCTCTGCCCGCCCAGGAGGTCCAGGCGCGCATCGACGCCAAGGCCGACCAGGTGATCCTCGACGCCCGCCGGTTCGAGGAATATGCGGTGATGAGCATCCCCGGCGGCATCAGCACGCCGGGCGCCGAACTCGTCCTGCGGGCCCGCGAGCTGGCGCCCGATCCCGCGACCACCATCATCGTCAACTGCGCCGGCCGAACCCGCAGCCTGATCGGCGCCCAGTCGCTGGTGAACGCCGGCCTGCCCAACCCGGTCTTCGCGCTGCGCAATGGCACCATCGGCTGGACCCTGGCTCAGCAGACGCTGGAGCACGGCCAGTCGCGCAAGTTCCCGGAGGTGCGCGAGCAGACGCTGGAGGAGGCCCGCGCCCGCGCCCGCGACGTCGCCTATCGCGCCGGCGTCCGCCGCCTGGACACCCAGGGCCTGGCCGACCTGGCCAAGGACCAGGACCGCACCCTCTACCGCTTCGACGTCCGCACGCCCGAGGAGTACGCCGCCGGCCATCTGCCCGGCTTCCGCTCCGCGCCCGGCGGGCAGCTCGTGCAGGAGACCGACGTCTTCGCCCCCGTGCGCGGCGGCCGCATCGTCCTGGCCGACGACCTGGGTCCGCGCGCCGACATGACCGCCTCGTGGCTGGCCCAGTTGGGTTGGGAGGTGTTCGTGCTGGAGCCTTTCGCACCAAGTGGGGGCTTCGATACCGCGCTCGAGACCGGCGCCTGGACCGCGCGGCTCCCGGCCCTGCCCGGCGTCGAGACCCTGTCGCCGCGCGACCTGGCCCAGGCGATCGCCGACGAGGCCGTCGTGGTGGTCGACCTCGCCCCCAGCCCGCGCCACCGCAAGGCCCACGTGCCGGGCGCCTGGTTCGCCATCCGCGCCCAGCTGCCCGAGGCGCTGAAGCAGCTTCCTAAGGACAAGGCCATCGTCCTGACCTCGCCCGACGGTGCGCTGGCCGCCCTGGCGGCGGCGGAGCTGGAGGAAGTGACCGATCGTCCGATCCGGGTGCTAGCCGGCGGCACGGAGGGCTGGATCGCCGCCGGCCGCGCGGTCGAGGCCGGCCTGACCCGCGCCGCCAACGCCCCGACGGACGTCTACAAGCGCCCCTACGAGGGCACGGACAACGCCGCCGAGGCGATGCAGGCCTATCTAGACTGGGAGTTCGGCCTGGTCGATCAGCTGGCCCGCGACGGCACGCACGGCTTCTACGTGATCTGA
- a CDS encoding cysteine dioxygenase: protein MSQHRPHRLSDFVADLSHLLDQTSDEAVILREGGVLLAELVTNDDWLPEAQSQPDPIRYQQYLLHRDPAGRFSVVSFVWGPGQSTPVHDHTVWGLVGVLRGAELSQAYERRGETLAAVGVAHRLEPGQIEAVSPTVGDIHRVTNAFDDRTSISIHVYGADIGTVKRSTYDAEGKAKTFISGYADVPPPLLFDRASALAYGAAE from the coding sequence ATGAGCCAGCATCGCCCTCACCGTCTCTCCGACTTCGTCGCTGACCTCTCCCACCTGCTGGACCAGACCAGCGACGAGGCCGTGATCTTGCGGGAGGGCGGCGTCCTGCTGGCCGAACTGGTTACCAATGACGACTGGCTGCCCGAGGCGCAGAGCCAGCCGGATCCGATCCGCTACCAGCAGTACCTGCTGCACCGAGACCCGGCCGGCCGGTTCTCGGTGGTCAGCTTCGTCTGGGGTCCGGGCCAGTCCACGCCCGTGCACGATCACACCGTGTGGGGCCTGGTGGGCGTGCTGCGCGGGGCCGAGCTGTCGCAAGCCTATGAACGGCGCGGCGAAACCCTGGCGGCGGTCGGCGTGGCCCATCGCCTGGAGCCCGGCCAGATCGAGGCGGTCTCGCCAACGGTCGGCGACATCCACCGCGTCACCAACGCCTTCGACGACCGCACCTCGATCAGCATCCACGTCTACGGCGCCGACATCGGGACGGTGAAGCGCTCGACCTACGACGCCGAGGGCAAGGCCAAGACCTTCATCTCCGGCTACGCCGACGTCCCACCGCCCCTCCTGTTCGATCGCGCCAGCGCCCTGGCCTATGGAGCCGCCGAATGA
- a CDS encoding TonB-dependent receptor: MPRLYLRDLLLFSSALAITGAARAAETAPEANADGAAPAVEQVIVTAERRATDLQKTAIAISAFGQQVLADRKIDNIRDLSGQIPNLSISRVTISHTTQTYALRGVGEADPIQEPVLAVYVDDVYIPRQIGSMVEFNDLERIEVLRGPQGTLYGRNSSAGALRIITRDPGQALRAKAEVGLGNYGAVDVRALIEGPLVADKLSGSLSYIHHKRDGTAYDPTLGHDVNRINLDAFRAKLRWTPSEPVDVLLTVNALRDRSDTRSYIPVNQPGGVFRKDRSYSEVEPTQDLDQISGSLRVQYALSERLKLKSITAYGGFNLNPVNYDNDGEAALIQKNLIHYNDQYVTQEVQLNGDFGDVTFTSGLFYLHERFFVQRDGYSRRNAQNTDPTVTPGNYNFARAHNITNTDAYAVFGEATWKATPQLSLTGGLRWTNEEKAFVFDNKVLNLAGQVTGQSIKGSADKTWSAITPKLSAQYQWTPDVLQYVSYSKGFKSGGFDNRATRLDLAILPFAPEDVTTYETGLKTQLLDQRLRANLAAFYNDYQNLQVSFYDPAYVGSRRGNAGKAHTYGVELETEARPTERLSAQFNVGWLYAIYDDYKGAGGAGVNADGNRLLNSPRWSLAGGVTYDLPVDIPGALRLGLNAQWQSGIVTSATPSAGGQNNIPSQGFLNGVATWTTPDPRWAVSLSVRNILNSQKPVSSTYTPSTAIYLLNYPDPRTVLVTLKYAL, from the coding sequence TGGCCGACCGCAAGATCGACAACATCCGCGACCTGTCGGGCCAGATCCCGAACCTCTCGATCAGCCGGGTTACGATCAGCCACACCACCCAGACCTATGCCCTGCGCGGCGTCGGCGAGGCCGATCCGATCCAGGAGCCGGTGCTGGCCGTCTATGTCGACGACGTCTACATCCCACGCCAGATCGGCTCGATGGTCGAGTTCAACGACCTGGAACGGATCGAGGTGCTGCGCGGTCCCCAGGGCACGCTGTACGGCCGCAACTCCAGCGCCGGCGCCCTGCGGATCATCACTCGCGATCCGGGCCAGGCCCTGCGCGCCAAGGCGGAAGTCGGCCTGGGCAACTACGGCGCCGTCGACGTCCGCGCCCTGATCGAGGGCCCTCTGGTCGCCGACAAGCTGTCGGGCAGCCTGTCCTACATCCACCACAAGCGCGACGGGACCGCCTACGATCCGACGCTCGGCCATGACGTTAACCGCATCAATCTGGACGCCTTCCGCGCCAAGCTGCGCTGGACGCCGAGCGAGCCCGTGGATGTCTTGCTGACGGTCAACGCCCTGCGCGACCGCAGCGACACCCGCAGCTATATTCCGGTGAACCAGCCCGGCGGCGTGTTCCGCAAGGACCGCTCCTATTCGGAAGTCGAGCCGACCCAGGACCTGGACCAGATCAGCGGCTCGCTACGCGTCCAGTACGCGCTGTCCGAGCGCCTGAAGCTGAAGTCGATCACCGCCTATGGCGGCTTCAACCTCAACCCCGTCAACTACGACAACGACGGCGAAGCGGCGCTGATCCAGAAGAACCTGATCCACTACAACGATCAGTACGTCACCCAGGAAGTCCAGCTGAACGGCGACTTCGGCGACGTGACCTTCACCAGCGGCCTGTTCTATCTGCACGAGCGGTTCTTCGTGCAGCGCGACGGCTACAGCCGCCGCAACGCCCAGAACACCGACCCGACGGTCACGCCCGGCAACTACAATTTCGCCCGCGCCCACAACATCACCAACACCGACGCCTACGCCGTGTTCGGCGAGGCGACCTGGAAGGCGACCCCGCAACTCTCCCTGACCGGCGGCCTGCGCTGGACCAACGAGGAGAAGGCGTTCGTCTTCGACAACAAGGTGCTGAACCTGGCGGGCCAGGTGACAGGCCAATCGATCAAGGGCAGCGCAGACAAGACCTGGTCGGCGATCACGCCCAAGCTGTCGGCCCAGTACCAATGGACGCCCGACGTCCTGCAGTACGTCAGCTACTCCAAGGGCTTCAAGTCGGGCGGGTTCGACAACCGCGCCACGCGCCTGGACCTGGCGATCCTGCCCTTCGCGCCGGAGGACGTCACCACCTACGAGACCGGCCTGAAGACCCAGCTCCTGGACCAGCGCCTGCGCGCCAATCTCGCCGCCTTCTACAACGACTACCAGAACCTGCAGGTCTCGTTCTACGACCCGGCCTATGTCGGCAGTCGTCGCGGCAACGCCGGCAAGGCCCATACCTACGGCGTCGAACTGGAGACCGAGGCGCGGCCGACCGAGCGGCTCAGCGCCCAGTTCAACGTCGGCTGGCTGTACGCGATCTACGACGACTACAAGGGCGCCGGCGGCGCGGGCGTGAACGCTGACGGCAACCGGTTGCTGAACTCGCCGCGCTGGAGCCTGGCCGGCGGCGTGACCTACGATCTCCCGGTCGACATCCCGGGCGCGCTGCGCCTGGGCCTGAACGCCCAATGGCAGAGCGGGATCGTCACCAGCGCGACCCCCTCCGCCGGCGGTCAGAACAACATCCCCTCGCAAGGCTTCCTGAACGGGGTCGCGACCTGGACGACACCCGACCCGCGCTGGGCCGTCAGCCTGTCGGTCCGCAACATCCTCAATTCCCAGAAGCCGGTCAGCTCCACCTACACGCCGTCCACCGCGATCTACCTGCTGAACTACCCCGATCCCCGGACCGTCCTCGTCACCCTCAAATACGCGCTGTGA